In Minwuia thermotolerans, a single window of DNA contains:
- a CDS encoding TlpA family protein disulfide reductase — protein sequence MRLLAFVAISVILVISALRAEQAPMSLHDEPQPIPPIGFKHGDGRDYNLDDWRGRIVLLNIWATWCPPCRHEMPTLDRLQDQLGGERFEVIALSIDRAGVGVVRSFFEETGVRRLRLFLDETGESVRKIGGFGLPTTLLIGPQGNELARLVGPAEWDTPEMIAFLETVIAEHTGKQTRP from the coding sequence ATGAGACTGCTCGCGTTCGTCGCCATATCGGTAATTCTCGTCATTTCAGCCTTGCGCGCCGAACAAGCGCCTATGTCGCTGCATGATGAACCGCAGCCAATCCCGCCGATCGGGTTCAAGCACGGTGATGGCCGCGACTACAACCTCGATGACTGGCGAGGCCGGATCGTTCTGCTCAACATCTGGGCCACGTGGTGTCCGCCCTGCCGCCATGAAATGCCGACGCTCGACAGACTTCAGGATCAGCTCGGCGGCGAACGCTTCGAAGTTATCGCCCTTTCGATCGACAGGGCTGGCGTCGGAGTCGTTCGGAGCTTCTTCGAGGAGACGGGCGTGCGGCGACTTCGGCTTTTCCTCGATGAAACGGGCGAGTCGGTCAGAAAGATTGGCGGCTTCGGATTGCCGACGACCCTGTTGATCGGACCCCAGGGCAACGAACTGGCCCGGCTCGTCGGACCGGCGGAATGGGACACGCCGGAGATGATTGCGTTCCTGGAGACCGTGATCGCCGAACACACAGGAAAGCAGACAAGGCCATGA